One segment of Pelecanus crispus isolate bPelCri1 chromosome 2, bPelCri1.pri, whole genome shotgun sequence DNA contains the following:
- the LRATD2 gene encoding protein LRATD2: MGNQVEKLTHLNYKEVPTADPTGMDRDEGPRIGVSYIFSNDDDELEQQQDSVHDLGGEHPALQPYDPQLHEVECSVYYRDECIYQKSFSEEDTLPEEGDEGGGGHLSTYTPENLLNRCKPGDLVEFVCQAQYPHWVVYVGDFQVVHLHRLEVVNSFLTDASQGRRGRIANQLYRYKPLSPAAVVRNALEQVGCKDRDLSWRNSECFAAWCRYGKREFKIGGELRIGKQPYRLQIRLGDKRSHTLEFQSLEDLIMEKRRNDQIGRAAVIQELSSHLQAAEEEEEEDEDHHHSGARTAVE; this comes from the coding sequence ATGGGGAACCAGGTGGAGAAGCTGACCCATCTGAACTACAAGGAAGTTCCCACGGCCGACCCGACAGGTATGGACAGAGATGAAGGGCCCAGGATCGGGGTCTCCTACATCTTTTCGAATGACGATGatgagctggagcagcagcaggattcAGTGCATGACCTGGGGGGTGagcaccctgccctgcagccctaCGATCCCCAGCTGCACGAGGTGGAGTGCTCGGTCTATTACCGGGACGAGTGTATTTACCAGAAGAGCTTTTCTGAGGAGGACACGCTGCCGGAGGAGGGTGATGAAGGAGGTGGGGGGCATCTGAGTACCTACACCCCGGAGAACCTGCTGAATAGGTGCAAGCCAGGTGACCTGGTGGAGTTTGTGTGCCAGGCACAGTATCCGCACTGGGTGGTCTATGTAGGGGATTTTCAAGTCGTGCACCTGCACAGGCTGGAGGTGGTGAACAGCTTCCTCACCGATGCCAGCCAGGGCAGACGGGGCCGCATTGCCAACCAGCTGTACCGCTACAAACCCCTCAGCCCGGCTGCGGTGGTGCGCAATGCCCTGGAGCAGGTGGGTTGCAAGGACCGGGACTTGAGCTGGAGAAACTCTGAGTGTTTTGCTGCCTGGTGCCGGTATGGCAAGCGGGAGTTTAAAATCGGCGGGGAGCTGCGCATAGGCAAGCAGCCCTACCGACTGCAGATCCGGCTGGGTGACAAGCGGAGCCATACGCTGGAGTTTCAGAGTCTGGAGGATCTGATtatggagaagaggagaaatgacCAGATTGGTAGGGCTGCTGTGATCCAGGAGCTCTCCAGCCatctgcaggctgcagaggaggaggaagaggaggatgaggatcATCACCATTCAGGTGCTCGGACTGCTGTGGAGtag